The genomic segment TCGGATTAAGATTTAACCTAGAATAGCCATCCAGATGTTAATCCATCTATACCGATTAACACTTAGCCTTCCTGTGTGTTTACCTGCATGGCCGCAGAATTTTCTTCTAAGATGGCACCGACACACGGTATGCTGAGCCAATTGATTTATCCAGGGTGAAACAAAACATGGCAAAACATCTTTTTACCTCTGAATCCGTCTCAGAGGGACATCCCGATAAAATTGCGGACCAGATCTCCGATGCAGTGCTGGACGCTATTCTTGAGCAGGATCCGAAAGCGCGCGTGGCGTGCGAAACATACGTGAAAACCGGTATGGTGCTGGTCGGCGGTGAAATCACCACCAGCGCGTGGGTTGATATCGAAGAGATTACCCGCAAAACCGTCCGCGACATCGGCTACGTTCATTCCGATATGGGCTTTGACGCTAACTCTTGCGCCGTACTGAGCGCCATCGGCAAACAGTCCCCGGACATTAACCAGGGCGTTGACCGCACCGACCCGCTTGAGCAGGGCGCGGGCGACCAGGGCCTGATGTTCGGTTACGCCACCAACGAAACCGACGTGCTGATGCCAGCGCCGGTGACCTATGCGCACCGTCTGGTACAGCGTCAGGCTGAAGTGCGTAAAAACGGCACGCTGCCGTGGCTGCGCCCGGATGCGAAAAGCCAGGTCACCTTCCAGTATGACGCCGGCAAAATTGTGGGTATCGATGCGGTCGTGCTCTCTACGCAGCACGCTGAAGATATCGAGCAGCACGCGCTCCACGAAGCCGTCATGGAAGAGATTATTAAGCCGGTTCTGCCTGCTGAATGGCTGAACGAATCCACCAAATACTTCATTAACCCGACGGGCCGTTTCGTTATCGGCGGACCGATGGGCGACTGCGGTCTGACTGGTCGTAAGATCATCGTCGATACCTACGGCGGCATGGCGCGCCACGGCGGCGGCGCGTTCTCCGGTAAAGACCCGTCTAAAGTTGACCGTTCGGCTGCGTACGCCGCGCGTTACGTTGCGAAAAACATCGTGGCCGCAGGTCTTGCTGACCGTTGCGAGATCCAGGTGTCCTACGCGATTGGCGTCGCCGAGCCAACCTCCATCATGGTGGAAACCTTCGGCACTGAGAAAATCGCAACCGAGCAGCTTACCCTGCTGGTACGTGAGTTCTTCGACCTGCGTCCGTACGGCCTGATCCAGATGCTGGATCTGCTGCACCCGATCTACAAAGAGACCGCCGCTTACGGTCACTTTGGTCGCGAACACTTCCCGTGGGAAAAAACCGACAAAGCGCAGGTTCTGCGCGATGCTGCCGGTCTGAAATAATCCTTCGGGTCGTCTGAGTAAAGGCCAGCCTTGTGCTGGCCTTTTGCTTTTTGGGCGACAACCCCGTCACACCTCTTCCTCTTTACCGCCAGCGGCTATACTTCTTGCCACTCATGCTGATCGAAGAACAATGAAACCGATTACATGAGCAGGAAAACAGCCAGTTTTTCAGAATTGTCTTTATGCAAATGGCTATTCTGCATCTTGTTACATTCCACTTCAGCTTAGTCTGAATTTCTTCCCGCCGCTTCGTTTCTGTCTACACTAATTAACTGATAAAAAACGGGTTAAGTGATTTACGCAAGCTGACAATAGTGTAACCGATTACACGCACGTGACTGATATCACATATTTTTACGTTACGCTAACTTACCCTTTACGACGATAAAACCAATAACCCAACTGGAGGGCAGTATGCCTGACAATAAAAAACAGGGGCGTTCAAACAAGGCCATGACGTTCTTCGTCTGTTTTCTCGCGGCCCTGGCGGGACTTCTTTTCGGCCTGGACATCGGCGTGATTGCGGGCGCGCTGCCCTTCATCACTGAAGATTTCAATATCACCCCCCACCAGCAGGAATGGGTGGTCAGCTCCATGATGTTCGGCGCTGCGGTCGGCGCGGTCGGCAGCGGCTGGCTCTCTTCACGTCTCGGACGTAAATACAGCCTGATGATTGGCTCGATACTGTTTGTTATCGGCTCCCTCTGCTCGGCGTTCGCGCCGAATGCGGAAGTGCTGATTATCTCCCGCGTGCTGCTGGGCCTAGCGGTGGGTATCGCCTCTTATACCGCGCCGCTTTACCTTTCCGAAATTGCGCCGGAGAAG from the Cronobacter condimenti 1330 genome contains:
- the metK gene encoding methionine adenosyltransferase; this encodes MAKHLFTSESVSEGHPDKIADQISDAVLDAILEQDPKARVACETYVKTGMVLVGGEITTSAWVDIEEITRKTVRDIGYVHSDMGFDANSCAVLSAIGKQSPDINQGVDRTDPLEQGAGDQGLMFGYATNETDVLMPAPVTYAHRLVQRQAEVRKNGTLPWLRPDAKSQVTFQYDAGKIVGIDAVVLSTQHAEDIEQHALHEAVMEEIIKPVLPAEWLNESTKYFINPTGRFVIGGPMGDCGLTGRKIIVDTYGGMARHGGGAFSGKDPSKVDRSAAYAARYVAKNIVAAGLADRCEIQVSYAIGVAEPTSIMVETFGTEKIATEQLTLLVREFFDLRPYGLIQMLDLLHPIYKETAAYGHFGREHFPWEKTDKAQVLRDAAGLK